In Haloarchaeobius salinus, the sequence GCCTGCGGATGCGTGCCTCCGCGTTGCGCTTCGACTGCTCGTGCTCCATCTCGGTCAACCCGAGGAGGTACTCGCGGTCCGCGCGCGACAGCAACCCCCGCGGCCTGTCGGGGTCGAACTCCATAATCAACTTCCGGTTATGCGAACACCGGATATAATCGTGACGACTCGGCGGAACGCCTATACGCTCCCCCACGGAACCGCCACCCATGTCGCTCACCGGTCAGCTCGACGTCGACCCGTCCGCCGAGGAGGTCCGCTTCACCTTCACCGTCACCAACGACGGCTCCGACCCCGTCGACCTCCAGTTCTCGAACGCACAGACCCACGACGTGCTCGTCGTCGAGGACGGCGACACCGAAATCTGGTCGTTCGCCGAGGGCCGTCTGTTCGCCCAGATGCTCCAGTCCACCACGCTCGACGCGGGGGATTCGGTCACCTACGACTGCGCGTGGGACGACCCCGAACCCGGCAGCTACACCGCCACAGCGTTCCTCGCCGCGAACAACGCCGACTGCGATGCCAGCGCCGAGTTCTCCGTCTGAGATAGCCGTCGCTCGGGGGCTCGTGCGTACGCGCGTGGAACGCTGTGGCTGTCGCTCGGGGGATCTGTGGTGTGCTGAAGTGGTGTGGCTGTCGCTCGCCGAGTGAACGAATGCGTGCGTGGCGAGCGCCAGCCCCGCAGAGGGCTGTTGCTCGCCGAAACGGAATGAATGAAAGAGTATGAGT encodes:
- a CDS encoding BsuPI-related putative proteinase inhibitor, which gives rise to MSLTGQLDVDPSAEEVRFTFTVTNDGSDPVDLQFSNAQTHDVLVVEDGDTEIWSFAEGRLFAQMLQSTTLDAGDSVTYDCAWDDPEPGSYTATAFLAANNADCDASAEFSV